A section of the Brevinematales bacterium genome encodes:
- a CDS encoding Ig-like domain-containing protein produces the protein MKNLSQYYILVFLLTSIMVTVSNCTRLTDLIPIRISDNTVSLLPTVSVLSPTNMQIFHTNSIVVSGTASDDSGIKEVRLRVGDSGEFGVVDGSDSWRTNLVGLNEGTNEIYFFAVSVSGEHSMTNVVYFVIDVTPPVVLVTNLTNGQVFAVSSVLVLGTASDNLGIKEVRLRVGDSGEFGVVDGSNSWRTNLSNLEEGTNTMYVFVVDKAGLTNWTTNNFVIIPNVYVSTTGNDANLGVFRTLPVRTIRRAIEIANQYSISNILIATGTYTPGNGLNSSGFGVVITNNNLRLIGGWNVGFSSRSGYSILNGQNSLNHIIFSTNVSGILIDGFIITGGFANGTLDQDKVGAGIYFSNVSYSTVSNSIIGTNGALSKGGGIYIESSYSNVIRSRIVSNTASYGGGIYLTNSYGNVIDSLVSFNYSSFNGGGVYFDGSMSNLISNLILSNVAAGGNLEDGGGGLYFSSSHHNVVVAEIISNRVIGSNGRGGGMRLQTSHSNIINSSFKYNSAVNNSGGLYLKSSTLNLISGEFVSNTGQNGSAVYLDNSLSNLVSSVFLGNAANNFGTVYFFLSHYNVVSNSIILQNTANNTSGVYLINSVSNIFYSSSFGNASGDTGGIFARNVTNLLIVNSVFTNCGQNKVINLENVSGLFISNNLIGGSSSGTTIGIYETSDISGHTLYGNVFVTNTLKAIYREASSGMEINNINWVNDPVVIGASISTNNRVTNI, from the coding sequence ATGAAGAATTTAAGTCAATACTACATTTTGGTATTTTTGTTAACTTCTATAATGGTAACAGTATCCAATTGTACTCGTCTTACCGATTTGATTCCTATAAGAATAAGTGATAATACTGTATCACTACTTCCTACTGTTTCTGTGCTTTCCCCAACTAATATGCAGATATTTCATACTAATTCAATAGTGGTTTCTGGTACAGCATCAGATGATAGTGGTATAAAGGAGGTTAGGTTAAGGGTTGGTGATAGTGGTGAGTTTGGGGTAGTTGATGGGAGTGATTCTTGGAGGACGAATTTGGTTGGTTTGAATGAGGGTACGAATGAGATATACTTTTTTGCTGTTAGTGTTAGTGGTGAGCATTCTATGACGAATGTAGTTTACTTTGTGATTGATGTTACACCTCCTGTAGTTTTGGTTACGAATTTGACGAATGGTCAGGTATTTGCTGTTAGTTCGGTATTGGTTTTAGGTACTGCTAGTGACAATTTAGGTATAAAGGAGGTTAGGTTAAGGGTTGGTGATAGTGGTGAGTTTGGGGTAGTTGATGGGAGTAATTCTTGGAGGACGAATTTGTCAAATCTTGAGGAAGGTACAAATACTATGTATGTATTTGTTGTTGACAAAGCAGGACTTACAAACTGGACTACAAATAATTTTGTGATTATTCCTAATGTTTATGTTTCAACTACTGGTAATGATGCTAATTTAGGTGTTTTTAGAACGTTACCTGTAAGAACGATTCGAAGAGCAATAGAAATTGCAAATCAATACTCTATTAGTAACATTCTCATTGCTACTGGTACATATACACCTGGGAATGGTCTTAATTCCAGTGGTTTTGGTGTTGTAATAACAAACAATAATTTGAGATTAATAGGTGGTTGGAATGTTGGATTTAGTAGTAGGAGTGGGTATTCCATTTTAAATGGTCAGAATAGTCTTAACCATATTATATTCTCAACAAATGTATCTGGTATATTGATAGATGGATTTATTATAACTGGGGGATTTGCTAATGGGACTCTGGATCAAGATAAAGTAGGTGCCGGAATATATTTTAGCAATGTTTCTTATTCTACTGTTTCGAATTCGATCATAGGTACTAATGGTGCTTTGTCGAAAGGTGGTGGAATATATATAGAGTCTTCTTATAGCAATGTTATTAGGAGTAGAATTGTTTCAAATACTGCTTCTTATGGAGGTGGAATTTATCTTACTAATTCTTATGGTAATGTTATTGATAGCTTGGTAAGTTTTAATTACTCTAGTTTTAACGGAGGAGGAGTCTATTTTGATGGTTCAATGAGTAACTTGATTTCAAACTTGATATTGTCGAATGTTGCTGCTGGAGGTAATTTAGAAGATGGCGGTGGGGGATTGTATTTTAGCTCTTCTCATCATAATGTTGTGGTAGCTGAGATTATCAGCAATAGGGTGATTGGTAGTAATGGTAGAGGTGGTGGAATGAGACTTCAAACTTCTCATTCAAATATCATAAATTCTTCGTTCAAGTACAATAGTGCGGTTAACAATAGTGGTGGATTGTACTTGAAAAGTTCTACCTTAAATCTTATATCAGGAGAGTTCGTAAGTAATACAGGTCAAAATGGATCGGCTGTGTACCTTGATAATAGTTTGAGCAATTTGGTTTCTTCAGTATTCTTAGGTAATGCAGCTAATAATTTTGGTACCGTATACTTTTTTTTAAGTCATTATAATGTGGTGTCGAATTCTATAATTTTACAAAACACTGCAAACAATACATCTGGGGTGTATTTGATCAATTCTGTTAGTAATATTTTCTACTCGAGTTCTTTTGGTAATGCTAGTGGAGATACAGGGGGTATATTTGCAAGAAACGTGACAAATCTTTTAATAGTTAATTCAGTATTCACAAATTGCGGTCAGAATAAAGTAATAAATTTGGAGAATGTTTCAGGATTATTCATCTCTAACAATCTAATAGGTGGTAGTAGTTCAGGTACTACTATAGGTATCTATGAAACATCTGATATATCTGGACATACTCTTTATGGAAATGTATTTGTAACGAATACTCTTAAGGCAATCTACAG
- a CDS encoding 2-isopropylmalate synthase, with product MEKRRIYIFDTTLRDGEQSPGASMSSEDKLIFAKQLASLGVDIIEAGFPVSSPIQFEGVKMIAEEVEGPVIAALARAVEKDIKSAYEALKSAPKKRIHTFIATSPIHMEYKLKKSPDEVMKMAVQAVEYAKSLVDDVEFSAEDATRSNISFLKEIFLAVIEAGATTLNIPDTVGYTTPFEFYNIVKSIKETIGDRAKISVHCHNDLGLAVSNSLSALLAGADQVEVSVNGIGERAGNASLEEIVMTINVRNDIYPFYTNINTKEIYKTSKLLVSITGLPLAYNKPIVGRNVFAHESGIHQDGVLKYRQTYEIMKPEDVGRHSSEIILGRHSGRHALKVKFKELGITYSSEEEFEEMYKRFLEIADKKKNVYEEDLVVTFSQNIDETKSVYSLVSVQIMSGDKTIPTSTVVLRKGNKDYIESATGNGPVDATFRAIDRIVGIKDVKLEDFSIHAVTSGKDAIGEVNLSILSEKQSFSGHGTDTDIIVASAKAYLNAINKAIYYSEQSKSSKYPSETHK from the coding sequence ATGGAAAAGCGAAGAATATATATCTTTGACACTACATTAAGAGATGGTGAGCAATCTCCAGGTGCTAGTATGTCATCGGAGGATAAGTTAATTTTTGCGAAGCAATTGGCGAGTTTGGGTGTAGATATTATAGAGGCAGGTTTTCCAGTATCATCTCCTATACAATTTGAAGGAGTTAAGATGATAGCAGAGGAAGTTGAAGGTCCTGTTATTGCAGCTTTAGCTAGAGCAGTTGAAAAGGATATAAAGTCGGCATATGAAGCCCTAAAAAGTGCACCTAAGAAAAGAATTCATACCTTCATAGCAACTTCTCCTATACATATGGAGTATAAACTAAAGAAGTCTCCAGATGAAGTTATGAAGATGGCAGTTCAAGCAGTAGAGTATGCTAAGAGTTTAGTTGATGATGTTGAATTTTCTGCTGAAGATGCTACTAGAAGTAATATTAGCTTCCTTAAGGAAATATTCCTAGCTGTTATAGAAGCAGGAGCAACAACATTAAACATACCTGACACTGTAGGATATACAACACCATTTGAGTTTTATAACATAGTGAAATCAATAAAGGAGACTATAGGAGACAGAGCTAAAATAAGTGTTCATTGTCATAATGACCTAGGATTGGCAGTTTCAAATTCATTATCTGCTTTGTTAGCTGGTGCTGATCAGGTTGAGGTTAGTGTTAATGGTATCGGCGAAAGAGCAGGTAATGCATCACTGGAAGAAATAGTTATGACTATAAATGTTAGAAATGATATATACCCATTCTATACAAATATAAACACTAAGGAAATATACAAAACTAGTAAACTTCTTGTTTCTATAACAGGATTACCTTTGGCTTATAATAAGCCTATAGTAGGTAGGAATGTATTTGCACATGAGTCAGGAATTCACCAAGATGGGGTTTTGAAGTACAGGCAGACTTATGAAATAATGAAACCAGAAGATGTTGGTAGACATTCATCCGAAATAATATTGGGTAGGCATTCAGGTAGACATGCGCTGAAAGTCAAGTTCAAGGAGCTTGGTATAACATATTCTTCGGAAGAAGAGTTTGAAGAAATGTATAAAAGGTTCCTTGAAATAGCAGATAAGAAGAAAAATGTTTATGAAGAAGATTTAGTAGTGACGTTTTCTCAAAATATTGATGAAACTAAATCTGTTTATAGTCTTGTGAGTGTTCAAATAATGTCAGGTGATAAAACAATTCCAACGTCAACTGTTGTTTTAAGGAAGGGTAATAAAGATTATATAGAGTCAGCAACTGGTAATGGACCTGTTGATGCTACATTCAGAGCAATTGATAGAATTGTAGGTATAAAAGATGTTAAACTTGAAGACTTTAGTATACACGCTGTTACGTCTGGTAAAGATGCTATTGGAGAGGTTAATCTTTCTATACTTAGTGAAAAGCAATCGTTTTCAGGACATGGAACTGATACAGACATTATAGTTGCGAGTGCAAAAGCATACTTAAATGCCATAAATAAAGCTATTTATTACTCGGAGCAATCAAAAAGTAGCAAATATCCGTCGGAAACACACAAATAA
- the flhA gene encoding flagellar biosynthesis protein FlhA, with translation MNLPTSKFPTDIAVAVASVFAVVMMVIPLPSFLLDALIALNITITLGIFLTTFYVRKPADFFVFPSILLIVTIFRIGLNISTTRAILSKGAGLDVEIIKAFGNFVVGNNVVIGLVIFIILVIVQLIVITRGATRVSEVAARFTLDALPGKQLSINEDLNAGLITEEEAKKRRQELRMEADFYGSMDGASRFVQGDAIVSIIIVFVNIIGGLVVGLAFRGEDINTAIRNYILFAVGDGISTQIPALLMSTATGIIVTRSAAGEDFGKDVVKQLTVQPRILYITGGFLVVLGLLPGFPTIQLFAIGGSLIWLGILMERKMKEKEEKEKIEKEKEKKEKQIETIEEVLSVEPMEIEIGYNLIPLVDKEQGGDLVDRIKLIRKRIGQELGVLIPPIRIKDNVSLDPNEYLVKIKGTEIKRYKVYPDKLLVINPPKDFNIPGVDVKEPAFGLPARWISPENKKQAESLGLDVFDSISVVSTHLTEIVKENASEFIGRQEVKSILDTLKNTYPAVIDSLEPSKNLSIIQKVLQNLLREGVSIRNIIPILESLADSLEYTKNPEVITENVRQSISRQFLPKYADNTNTISVIILDPELEDTLASYTRETDTGFIYSVPPNLLRDFLNVLSEKIKNMIDKGLTPVVLCSTRIRRLIKEITVRTYRNLVVLSYNEIVPPYSVEQFDYISLNLTPAGAET, from the coding sequence TTGAATTTGCCAACTAGCAAATTTCCTACTGACATAGCAGTTGCCGTTGCTTCAGTTTTTGCCGTTGTAATGATGGTTATACCTTTACCTTCCTTTCTACTAGATGCTCTTATTGCTTTGAATATTACCATAACATTGGGTATATTTTTAACTACATTCTATGTCAGAAAACCTGCTGATTTCTTTGTGTTTCCATCAATACTCCTTATTGTAACTATATTCAGAATAGGTCTTAATATATCAACAACTAGGGCAATACTATCAAAAGGTGCTGGATTAGATGTTGAAATAATAAAGGCTTTTGGTAATTTTGTTGTTGGTAATAATGTAGTTATAGGCCTCGTTATATTCATAATCTTGGTTATAGTACAGTTAATAGTTATAACAAGGGGAGCTACAAGAGTATCCGAAGTTGCAGCAAGGTTTACACTAGATGCATTACCAGGCAAACAACTAAGCATAAACGAAGATTTAAACGCTGGACTCATAACCGAAGAAGAAGCCAAAAAACGTAGACAAGAACTGAGAATGGAAGCTGATTTCTACGGATCTATGGATGGTGCATCAAGATTTGTACAAGGCGATGCTATTGTATCGATAATAATAGTTTTTGTAAACATAATAGGTGGACTTGTTGTAGGTCTTGCATTCAGGGGAGAAGACATAAATACGGCAATAAGAAACTATATTTTGTTTGCAGTTGGTGACGGTATATCTACACAAATACCTGCTCTTCTTATGTCAACAGCAACAGGTATAATAGTAACAAGATCAGCCGCAGGTGAAGATTTCGGTAAAGATGTTGTCAAGCAACTAACTGTACAACCCAGAATACTATACATAACCGGAGGATTTCTCGTAGTCTTAGGTCTTTTACCAGGATTCCCTACAATACAACTTTTTGCCATTGGTGGAAGCCTTATATGGCTTGGAATACTTATGGAAAGAAAGATGAAAGAAAAAGAAGAGAAAGAAAAAATAGAAAAGGAAAAAGAGAAAAAAGAAAAACAAATTGAAACAATTGAAGAAGTATTATCAGTTGAACCTATGGAAATAGAGATAGGATATAACTTGATACCACTTGTAGATAAGGAGCAGGGAGGAGACCTAGTCGACAGAATAAAACTTATAAGGAAGAGAATAGGACAAGAACTAGGTGTACTAATACCACCAATAAGAATAAAAGATAACGTATCTCTTGATCCCAACGAATACCTTGTCAAGATAAAAGGTACTGAAATAAAAAGGTATAAGGTATACCCTGACAAACTCCTTGTAATAAACCCACCTAAAGATTTTAACATCCCTGGTGTAGATGTTAAAGAACCCGCTTTTGGACTACCCGCCAGGTGGATATCACCAGAAAACAAAAAACAAGCAGAAAGTCTTGGACTCGATGTTTTTGACTCTATATCTGTAGTCTCAACACATTTGACAGAAATAGTCAAAGAAAACGCTAGTGAGTTTATAGGAAGACAAGAAGTTAAATCTATACTAGATACTCTCAAAAACACTTACCCTGCTGTAATTGATTCTCTTGAACCTTCAAAGAACTTAAGTATAATACAAAAAGTACTTCAAAACTTACTTAGAGAAGGGGTATCTATAAGAAATATAATACCTATACTTGAATCGTTAGCAGACTCACTTGAATATACCAAAAACCCAGAAGTTATAACAGAAAATGTAAGACAATCAATCTCAAGACAATTTTTACCAAAGTACGCTGATAACACAAATACCATAAGTGTAATAATACTTGATCCAGAACTTGAAGATACTCTAGCAAGTTATACAAGAGAAACAGATACTGGATTTATATACTCTGTCCCCCCAAATCTTCTTAGGGATTTCTTGAATGTTCTATCTGAAAAGATTAAAAATATGATTGATAAAGGATTAACGCCTGTGGTTCTATGTTCAACTAGGATAAGAAGATTGATAAAAGAAATAACAGTAAGAACATATAGAAACCTCGTAGTATTATCATATAACGAGATAGTTCCCCCTTACAGTGTAGAACAATTTGACTACATATCATTAAATCTTACACCAGCAGGGGCTGAAACATGA
- a CDS encoding AAA family ATPase: MNYFSIEVENIADLRSKLYEEMTKRNISPDRVVILTKRPIRKKGFLGIGSKTVYQVWIQVLDQDNNIQKNFDTLQKQNIQPTLQIQPNDTSSLLHKEIENIKKMIQEVMVENKKIKEITSSYLKAKETNFEMIRKQMSERDFPIGFIEKIIERVDNELTEEEKQNFYTIYDKVKSIIASNIKVASTELVIAKKPKIVVLVGPTGVGKTTTIVKLALQWGASKGKKFVFFSLDKYKAGASFQLKSFAEIFKVAMKSIRNEEELKESLDIFANDVDIIFVDTAGTSQKDTLTINDLKEHIKVMKKYDLWVSLVISAVTKYKDMIDIINRYSLVGYNNIILSKIDETNTLGSSIAALYESQVPLSFVTNGQRVEADITTFRPLDLVYMSLDERRSV; the protein is encoded by the coding sequence ATGAACTATTTCAGTATAGAAGTAGAAAACATAGCAGACTTGAGGTCCAAGTTATATGAGGAAATGACAAAAAGAAATATATCACCAGATAGAGTAGTTATACTAACTAAAAGACCTATAAGGAAAAAGGGTTTTCTAGGAATAGGAAGTAAAACCGTATACCAGGTATGGATACAAGTTTTAGACCAAGATAATAATATCCAAAAAAATTTTGACACACTACAAAAACAAAATATACAACCTACACTACAAATACAACCAAATGATACTAGCTCTTTACTGCACAAAGAAATAGAGAATATAAAGAAAATGATACAAGAAGTAATGGTCGAAAATAAAAAAATAAAAGAAATAACATCCTCATATCTTAAGGCTAAAGAAACAAACTTCGAAATGATAAGAAAACAGATGTCTGAGAGAGATTTTCCCATAGGTTTTATTGAAAAAATAATAGAAAGAGTAGACAATGAACTTACAGAAGAAGAAAAGCAAAATTTCTACACAATATACGATAAAGTAAAATCAATAATAGCATCAAACATAAAAGTCGCTTCAACCGAACTTGTTATAGCTAAAAAACCCAAAATAGTGGTACTAGTAGGGCCAACAGGAGTAGGGAAAACTACGACAATAGTTAAACTTGCACTTCAGTGGGGTGCTTCAAAAGGTAAAAAGTTTGTATTCTTTTCTCTCGACAAGTACAAAGCAGGAGCTTCATTCCAATTAAAATCCTTTGCTGAAATATTCAAAGTAGCTATGAAGTCCATAAGAAATGAAGAAGAACTTAAAGAATCTCTTGACATTTTTGCAAATGATGTAGATATTATATTTGTTGATACAGCAGGCACTAGCCAAAAAGATACCCTTACGATAAACGACCTAAAAGAACATATAAAAGTTATGAAAAAGTACGATCTTTGGGTATCTTTGGTAATAAGTGCAGTAACAAAATACAAGGATATGATAGACATAATAAACAGGTACTCTTTGGTTGGGTATAACAATATAATACTTTCAAAAATAGATGAAACCAACACTCTAGGATCATCTATCGCAGCACTATACGAATCACAAGTACCTCTGTCTTTTGTAACTAATGGACAAAGAGTTGAAGCAGATATAACAACATTTAGACCCTTAGACTTAGTATATATGTCTCTCGATGAAAGGAGGAGCGTATGA
- a CDS encoding MinD/ParA family protein → MIIEEQLKGLQKALGDTTPLEKPKIISVASGKGGVGKTNISINLGILYSKMGKKVLVLDGDLGLGNVNVVLGIIPKYTLYHVMKGGMPLKDVIIKNNEIGIDIVATGSGFTQLAELDDAERKKFIEELKNLSEYDILIIDTAAGIGRNVISFVLASHEAIIVTTPEPTAITDAYGIIKAISTESLKLSSNIKLIVNRVKNPSEGIKISDRISTVAGQFLGVKIESLGFIPEDTVVEFAVRRQQPFVLAFPNSQATIHLKHVAQRLENMKVKDEDKGLNRLFRVLFGG, encoded by the coding sequence ATGATTATAGAAGAACAACTAAAAGGTTTACAAAAAGCTCTCGGTGATACTACTCCACTTGAAAAACCTAAAATAATATCAGTAGCTAGTGGTAAAGGTGGTGTAGGTAAAACAAATATATCGATAAATCTAGGCATATTATACTCAAAAATGGGCAAGAAAGTCCTTGTTCTTGACGGAGATTTAGGATTAGGTAACGTAAACGTAGTACTCGGAATAATACCTAAATATACACTTTATCATGTCATGAAAGGTGGAATGCCTTTAAAAGATGTCATAATAAAAAACAACGAAATCGGCATAGATATAGTAGCAACAGGTTCTGGTTTTACACAGCTAGCAGAACTCGACGATGCAGAAAGAAAAAAGTTCATTGAAGAACTAAAAAATCTATCAGAATACGACATACTTATAATAGACACAGCAGCAGGTATAGGTAGAAATGTAATATCTTTTGTCTTAGCATCACATGAAGCTATAATAGTAACAACTCCAGAACCTACAGCAATAACTGATGCTTACGGTATAATAAAAGCAATATCAACAGAATCTTTAAAACTATCGTCAAACATAAAACTAATAGTAAACAGAGTGAAAAATCCATCTGAGGGAATAAAAATATCTGACAGGATATCAACAGTAGCAGGGCAATTCCTTGGAGTAAAGATAGAAAGCCTAGGTTTCATACCTGAAGATACTGTGGTAGAATTTGCTGTAAGAAGGCAACAACCATTCGTTTTGGCATTTCCCAACTCTCAAGCAACTATCCACCTAAAACATGTAGCCCAAAGACTCGAGAATATGAAAGTTAAAGACGAAGACAAAGGTTTAAATAGATTATTCAGAGTCCTCTTTGGAGGGTAA
- a CDS encoding methyl-accepting chemotaxis protein produces the protein MTRYLLFVGILVIIFSFLSLVMNILAFFDVITKGNLIFDIVYLITTGILFLLVAGGVIYFIYLFKSITTSIDVISSSLKNDKEVSISDSFLSELSGLISGYVNKTKRLESYVNELEKTISVLKDYLYHLSNGEVNYKAQSSISEVNTLLDKTGKEIQKIVSYLLSVIVRMSYSVYNSGKDIYYLDIDTKEINTKIKELLDLISDISNSFVFLSQKLSEFLSFSIKSHDSFEKFYEISTNLEASWERFYSISGEVVKINKDMFNEVNDVINLSKSISEISEQTLLLSMNALIESSKVGDVGKGFSVIADEIRKLSENVSRFSKSVNEKLQSIKGKSNSITISIESVLEEGKVIQSYSKEIEGISNKSRDNFRNIIDSTEVISSSINSFSYKINDAMGRLEEFVVRINGVINNNLVSLKNNHSDISEFLDDIRVHISNNINIKNDKIIVSLSLADHVIWVSRLKGFIDGRATIDESVIFDHTKCRLGKWYYTEGMSKFSNLPEFKHLEKPHEMLHRIGGEIVELMQTRPEKAKDLFKEIINQSQMIVNDLMKIVDNLPSKEDSE, from the coding sequence ATGACGAGATACTTATTATTTGTTGGTATCCTTGTAATTATTTTTTCTTTTCTATCACTTGTTATGAATATATTAGCGTTTTTTGATGTGATTACCAAGGGTAATCTTATCTTCGATATTGTGTATCTTATAACTACAGGGATACTATTTTTGTTAGTAGCTGGTGGTGTAATTTATTTTATTTATCTTTTCAAATCTATTACTACTTCTATTGATGTAATTTCAAGCTCTTTGAAAAACGATAAAGAGGTAAGCATATCGGATTCTTTTCTGTCGGAATTATCTGGTTTAATTTCTGGGTATGTAAATAAAACAAAAAGACTAGAGAGTTATGTGAATGAACTAGAAAAAACAATTAGTGTTTTGAAAGATTATTTGTATCATCTTAGTAATGGAGAAGTGAATTATAAAGCTCAGTCGAGTATATCTGAAGTAAATACTTTATTGGATAAAACTGGGAAAGAAATTCAAAAGATTGTCAGTTACTTGTTGTCTGTGATTGTGAGGATGTCGTATAGTGTTTATAACAGTGGTAAGGATATTTATTATCTTGATATAGATACTAAAGAAATAAATACCAAGATCAAGGAATTGTTAGATTTGATAAGTGATATTTCAAATTCATTTGTATTTTTATCACAGAAATTGTCAGAATTTTTATCTTTTTCTATAAAGTCGCACGATAGTTTTGAAAAATTTTACGAGATTTCAACCAACCTTGAAGCATCTTGGGAAAGATTTTATTCAATCTCGGGTGAGGTGGTTAAAATTAACAAGGATATGTTTAATGAAGTAAATGATGTGATAAATCTTTCGAAGTCTATTTCAGAGATATCAGAACAAACACTTCTATTGTCTATGAATGCACTTATAGAATCTTCAAAGGTAGGTGATGTTGGTAAAGGATTTAGTGTTATAGCAGATGAAATAAGAAAACTATCTGAAAATGTTAGTAGGTTTTCTAAGTCTGTGAATGAGAAACTTCAAAGTATAAAAGGTAAATCAAATTCAATAACCATATCTATTGAAAGTGTATTAGAAGAAGGTAAAGTTATACAATCATATTCTAAAGAAATTGAGGGTATTTCAAACAAATCTAGAGATAATTTTAGAAATATAATTGATAGTACTGAGGTTATATCGTCGAGTATAAATTCCTTTTCTTACAAAATAAATGATGCTATGGGGAGACTTGAAGAATTCGTTGTAAGGATTAACGGTGTTATTAATAACAATTTAGTGTCTTTGAAAAATAATCATTCGGATATTTCTGAGTTTCTTGATGATATAAGAGTACATATTTCAAATAATATAAATATTAAAAACGATAAAATTATCGTTTCTTTATCCCTGGCTGATCATGTTATATGGGTTAGTCGCTTGAAAGGGTTTATAGATGGTAGAGCTACTATTGATGAATCTGTTATTTTTGATCATACTAAGTGCAGGTTAGGTAAATGGTATTATACAGAAGGTATGTCGAAGTTTTCTAATTTACCTGAGTTTAAACATCTGGAGAAACCTCATGAAATGTTACATAGGATAGGTGGAGAAATAGTTGAGCTAATGCAAACAAGACCAGAGAAAGCAAAAGATTTATTCAAAGAAATTATTAACCAATCTCAAATGATAGTTAATGATCTTATGAAGATTGTAGACAATTTACCCTCCAAAGAGGACTCTGAATAA
- the gltX gene encoding glutamate--tRNA ligase, protein MVRLRFAPSPTGLLHLGNVRTAIFNYLYAKKNNGSFILRIEDTDLQRSKKEYVDAIKRDLEWLGLDWDELYFQSERFDIYLEYAQKLVDMGRAYYCTCTREQIEERQKNNPNAKFGIKYDRHCRNRKLKPQSNYVIRFDIGNFDYVEFEDVVKGRVKVPFSDLDDFVIIKGDGTPTYNFAVVIDDYLMRITHVVRGEDHITNTAKQILVYQALGFGIPMFVHLPLILNKDKSPLSKREGSINIEYYRKEGFIPEGIINYLARLGWSYGDKEIFTMDELVSLFDISSLNKSNAVFDDQKMLWVNSEQIRMLSYDKFLKYYKIFLLENGLEEPLSDEFLIKAFEVYKTRVNTLRDFYNETRIYATDDIDIDQEFNIQSMINENVRKSLADFLENLDDIISKPDEEGEMIIRSIPEKYGIKLKQFGPPLRIALTNKKVSPGLIQVVKLLGRDKTVKRISKFL, encoded by the coding sequence ATGGTTAGGTTAAGATTTGCTCCTAGTCCAACAGGCTTACTACATCTTGGTAATGTTAGAACTGCAATATTTAATTATCTTTATGCTAAGAAAAATAATGGTAGTTTTATCTTGAGAATAGAAGATACTGATCTTCAAAGATCCAAAAAAGAATACGTAGATGCTATAAAGAGGGATTTAGAGTGGCTTGGGCTAGATTGGGATGAGTTGTATTTTCAGAGTGAGAGGTTTGATATATATCTTGAGTATGCACAAAAATTGGTTGATATGGGAAGAGCGTATTACTGTACTTGTACCCGAGAGCAGATAGAAGAAAGACAAAAGAATAATCCTAATGCAAAATTTGGAATAAAATACGATAGGCATTGTAGGAATAGGAAATTAAAGCCACAAAGTAATTATGTAATAAGATTTGATATAGGAAATTTTGATTATGTTGAATTTGAGGATGTTGTCAAAGGGAGAGTAAAGGTTCCTTTCTCGGATTTAGATGACTTTGTTATAATAAAGGGAGATGGTACACCAACTTATAATTTTGCTGTTGTGATTGATGATTACCTTATGAGAATAACACATGTTGTTAGAGGTGAAGATCATATTACAAATACAGCAAAGCAAATACTTGTTTATCAGGCTCTTGGATTTGGTATACCTATGTTTGTTCATCTACCGCTTATACTAAACAAAGATAAATCACCGCTTTCAAAGAGAGAAGGTTCTATTAACATTGAATACTATCGTAAGGAGGGATTTATTCCTGAAGGTATTATTAATTATCTAGCCAGACTTGGGTGGTCTTATGGAGATAAGGAGATTTTCACTATGGATGAACTTGTATCTCTATTTGATATTAGTAGTCTTAACAAATCAAATGCTGTTTTTGATGATCAAAAGATGTTATGGGTTAATAGTGAGCAGATAAGAATGTTATCGTATGATAAGTTTTTAAAGTATTACAAAATATTCTTGTTGGAAAACGGCTTAGAAGAACCTTTGTCAGATGAATTCCTAATCAAAGCTTTTGAAGTATATAAAACAAGGGTAAATACGTTGAGGGATTTTTATAATGAGACTAGGATATACGCAACAGATGATATTGATATTGATCAAGAGTTTAATATACAGTCTATGATAAATGAGAATGTTAGAAAATCACTTGCAGATTTTCTTGAAAATTTAGATGATATAATTTCAAAGCCTGATGAAGAAGGAGAAATGATAATAAGGAGTATTCCAGAAAAGTATGGTATAAAACTCAAACAGTTTGGTCCTCCTTTAAGAATAGCATTAACTAACAAAAAAGTAAGTCCAGGTTTAATTCAGGTTGTGAAACTTTTGGGAAGGGATAAAACTGTTAAACGAATAAGTAAATTTTTATGA